The Globicephala melas chromosome 13, mGloMel1.2, whole genome shotgun sequence genome includes a region encoding these proteins:
- the SKOR2 gene encoding SKI family transcriptional corepressor 2: MASSPLPGPNDILLASPSSAFQPDALSQPRPGHANLKPNQVGQVILYGIPIVSLVIDGQERLCLAQISNTLLKNFSYNEIHNRRVALGITCVQCTPVQLEILRRAGAMPISSRRCGMITKREAERLCKSFLGENRPPKLPDNFAFDVSHECAWGCRGSFIPARYNSSRAKCIKCSYCNMYFSPNKFIFHSHRTPDAKYTQPDAANFNSWRRHLKLTDKSPQDELVFAWEDVKAMFNGGSRKRALPQPGAHPACHPLSSVKAAAVAAAAAVAGGGGLLGPHLLGAPPPPPPPPLAELAGAPHAHHKRPRFEDDDDSLQEAAVVAAASLSAAAASLSVAAASGGAGAGGGGAGGGCVTGVGAGAGAAAGAKGPRSYPVIPVPSKGSFGGVLQKFPGCGGLFPHPYTFPAAAAAFGLCHKKEDAGTAAEALGGAGGAGTAPKAGLSGLFWPAGRKDAFYPPFCMFWPPRTPGGLPVPTYLQPPPQPPSALGCALGESPTLLRQAFLDLAEPGGVGGSAEAAPPPGQPPPVVANGPGSGPPPPAGGAGARDVLFESPPGGSGGDCSAGSTPPADPGSVSGTGAAAAGAVPVGARVPAPHHPHLLEGRKAGGGSYHHSSAFRPVGGKDDAESLAKLHGASAGAPHSAQAHHHQHQQQPHQHHHHHHPPQPPSPLLLLPPQPDEPGSERHHPAPPPPPPPPPPPPLAPQPHHRGLLSPSGTSCSYPSEDSSEDEDDEEEEQEVDVEGHKPPEGEEEEEESRDPEDDEEEDEETGVLLGDPLVGGGRFLQGRGLSEKGSSRDRPPAAAGAFPLALNSSRLLQEDRKLGDPGGSDLPPPPPPPLACQKSSGGLSSSPGSPVHHPSLEEQPSYKDNQKTKENNQVILSTKDENNFSDKNKEHSFFITDSDASGGDFWRERSGEHTQETNSPHSLRKDVENMGKEELQKVLFEQIDLRRRLEQEFQVLKGNTSFPVFNNFQDQMKRELAYREEMVQQLQIIPYAASLIRKEKLGAHLSKS; this comes from the exons ATGGCTTCCAGCCCGCTGCCGGGGCCCAACGACATCCTGCTGGCATCGCCGTCGAGCGCCTTCCAGCCCGACGCGCTGAGCCAGCCGCGGCCGGGCCACGCCAACCTGAAACCCAACCAGGTGGGCCAGGTGATCCTCTACGGCATTCCCATCGTGTCGTTGGTGATCGACGGGCAGGAGCGCCTATGCCTGGCGCAGATCTCCAACACCCTCCTCAAGAACTTCAGCTACAACGAGATTCACAACCGCCGCGTGGCGCTGGGCATCACGTGCGTGCAGTGCACGCCGGTGCAGCTGGAGATTCTGCGACGCGCCGGGGCCATGCCTATCTCATCGCGCCGCTGCGGCATGATCACTAAGCGAGAGGCTGAGCGTTTGTGCAAGTCGTTCCTAGGCGAAAACAGGCCCCCCAAGCTGCCTGACAACTTCGCCTTCGACGTTTCGCACGAATGCGCCTGGGGCTGCCGTGGCAGCTTCATCCCCGCGCGCTACAACAGCTCCCGCGCCAAGTGCATCAAATGCAGCTACTGCAACATGTACTTCTCGCCCAACAAGTTCATCTTCCACTCCCACCGTACGCCCGACGCCAAGTACACGCAGCCGGACGCAGCCAACTTCAATTCGTGGCGCCGTCACCTCAAGCTCACTGACAAGAGCCCCCAGGACGAGCTAGTCTTCGCCTGGGAGGACGTCAAGGCCATGTTCAACGGCGGGAGCCGAAAGCGCGCGCTGCCCCAGCCGGGCGCGCATCCCGCCTGCCACCCGCTCAGCTCGGTCAAGGCGGCCGCTGTGGCAGCGGCTGCGGCGGTGGCGGGAGGTGGGGGACTGCTGGGCCCGCACCTGCTGGGGGCGCCCCCACCGCCGCCCCCGCCACCTCTGGCCGAGTTGGCGGGCGCGCCGCACGCGCATCACAAGAGGCCGCGCTTCGAAGACGACGACGACTCGCTGCAGGAGGCGGCTGTCGTGGCCGCCGCCAGTCTTTCGGCCGCCGCCGCCAGCCTGTCGGTGGCCGCGGCCTCCGGCGGCGCCGGAGCGGGcggggggggcgcggggggcggCTGCGTGACGGGCGTTGGCGCCGGCGCGGGCGCGGCGGCTGGCGCCAAAGGGCCACGCAGCTATCCGGTCATCCCGGTGCCCAGCAAGGGCTCGTTCGGGGGCGTGCTGCAGAAGTTCCCAGGCTGCGGGGGACTCTTCCCGCATCCTTACACCTTCCCGGCTGCAGCAGCCGCCTTCGGATTGTGCCACAAGAAGGAGGACGCGGGCACCGCGGCCGAGGCTCTAGGGGGTGCGGGCGGCGCGGGCACGGCGCCCAAGGCCGGCCTGTCTGGCCTCTTCTGGCCCGCGGGCCGCAAGGACGCCTTTTACCCGCCCTTCTGCATGTTCTGGCCTCCGCGGACCCCGGGCGGACTTCCCGTGCCCACATACCTACAGCCCCCGCCGCAGCCGCCCTCGGCGCTCGGCTGCGCGCTAGGCGAAAGCCCGACCCTGCTGCGTCAGGCCTTCCTGGACCTGGCCGAGCCTGGCGGCGTGGGCGGGAGCGCCGAAGCGGCCCCCCCGCCGGGTCAGCCCCCTCCGGTCGTCGCCAACGGCCCGGGCTCCGGCCCGCCGCCTCCTGCGGGCGGCGCGGGCGCTCGCGATGTGCTCTTCGAGTCGCCCCCGGGCGGCAGCGGCGGGGACTGCAGTGCGGGCTCCACGCCTCCGGCCGACCCCGGCTCCGTGTCCGGGACTGGGGCCGCGGCCGCCGGAGCGGTCCCCGTGGGTGCCCGAGTGCCCGCTCCCCACCACCCGCACCTCCTGGAGGGGCGCAAAGCCGGCGGAGGCAGCTATCACCATTCCAGCGCCTTCCGGCCGGTGGGCGGCAAGGACGACGCAGAGAGCCTGGCCAAACTGCACGGGGCGTCCGCCGGCGCGCCACACTCGGCCCAAGCGCATCACCACCAACACCAACAACAACCgcaccaacaccaccaccaccatcatccccCGCAGCCGCCgtcgccgctgctgctgctgcccccgcAGCCCGACGAGCCGGGTTCCGAGCGCCACCacccggccccgccgccgcccccacccccgcccccgccgcctccGCTGGCCCCGCAGCCGCACCACCGAGGCCTTCTGTCCCCCAGTGGCACCAGCTGCAGCTACCCCAGCGAGGACAGCTCCGAGGACGAGGATGACGAGGAAGAAGAGCAAGAGGTGGACGTGGAGGGCCACAAGCCTCCCGAGGgcgaggaagaggaggaggaaagtcgAGACCCCGAGGACGACGAGGAGGAAGACGAGGAGACAGGGGTCCTGCTAGGGGACCCTTTAGTCGGGGGCGGCCGATTCCTCCAGGGCAGAGGGCTGTCGGAGAAGGGGAGCAGCCGGGACCGCCCGCCGGCTGCCGCGGGCGCTTTCCCACTGGCCCTGAACTCCTCCAGGCTGCTGCAGGAGGACAGAAAACTGGGTGACCCCGGCGGCTCGgacctgcccccgcccccgcccccgccgctgGCCTGCCAGAAATCAAGCGGCGGCCTTAGCAGCAGCCCGGGCAGCCCGGTCCACCATCCATCACTGGAGGAGCAGCCCTCCTACAAAGAT AATCAGAAAACTAAGGAAAATAACCAAGTAATTTTATCTACAAAGGATGAAAACAACTTTTCAG ATAAGAACAAGGAGCATAGCTTTTTCATCACAGACTCTGATGCTTCCGGAGGAGATTTTTGGAGAGAAAGATCAG gtgaacaCACGCAAGAGACAAATTCACCTCATTCACTGAGAAAGGATGTAGAAAATATGGGGAAAG aagAACTTCAGAAGGTTTTATTTGAACAAATAGATTTGCGGAGACGACTAGAACAAGAATTCCAGGTGTTAAAAGGAAATACATCTTTCCCAGTATTCA